The Gammaproteobacteria bacterium genome has a window encoding:
- the rplO gene encoding 50S ribosomal protein L15 — MRLNTLKPAEGAKKAAKRVGRGIGSGHGKTCGRGHKGQKSRSGGMPKIGFEGGQMPLYRRLPKVGFRSRKAAFTAEVRLNEIDAVSADVIDLLSLKAANVIRDNIKSVKIILSGEVTKAVTISGLGVTKGARAAIEAAGGKIEA; from the coding sequence ATGCGATTAAATACTTTAAAGCCTGCCGAGGGTGCAAAAAAAGCGGCCAAACGTGTAGGTCGTGGTATCGGCTCTGGACATGGTAAGACATGTGGCCGTGGTCACAAGGGACAAAAATCCCGCTCAGGTGGTATGCCCAAGATCGGCTTCGAAGGTGGCCAAATGCCACTTTACCGCCGCCTCCCAAAGGTTGGCTTTCGTTCACGCAAGGCAGCCTTTACAGCTGAAGTTCGTCTCAATGAAATAGACGCTGTTAGTGCTGATGTTATTGATTTATTGTCATTAAAGGCAGCGAATGTGATTCGTGACAATATTAAGTCAGTAAAGATTATTCTTTCGGGTGAAGTGACTAAGGCGGTCACAATTAGTGGCTTAGGTGTGACCAAAGGTGCCCGGGCTGCAATTGAAGCAGCTGGTGGGAAAATCGAGGCGTAA
- the rplE gene encoding 50S ribosomal protein L5, with protein MARLQEFYRDTVVQKLMDQFGYKSVMEVPRITKVTLNMGLGEALVNKKVLESALGDMTKIAGQKPIVRNARKSVAGFKVREGWPIGCKVTLRSYRMYEFMDRLINVSLPRVRDFRGMNVKSFDGRGNYSMGINEQIIFPEIDYDKIDALRGMDITVTTTAKTDEEGRALLAAFSFPFKS; from the coding sequence ATGGCTAGGTTGCAGGAATTTTATCGCGACACTGTTGTTCAGAAGCTTATGGACCAGTTTGGCTACAAGAGTGTGATGGAAGTGCCGCGTATTACTAAGGTTACCCTTAACATGGGTCTTGGTGAGGCGTTGGTGAATAAAAAAGTGCTTGAGAGTGCGCTGGGTGATATGACTAAGATTGCGGGTCAGAAGCCTATAGTCCGTAATGCTCGGAAGTCAGTGGCTGGTTTTAAAGTGCGTGAAGGCTGGCCGATTGGCTGCAAAGTAACGCTGCGCAGTTATCGTATGTACGAGTTCATGGATCGTTTGATCAATGTCTCATTGCCGCGAGTTCGTGATTTTCGTGGTATGAATGTGAAGTCATTCGATGGCCGCGGAAACTATAGCATGGGCATAAATGAGCAGATCATTTTCCCTGAAATTGACTATGACAAAATCGATGCTTTACGCGGAATGGATATCACGGTTACAACGACGGCTAAAACTGACGAAGAAGGACGCGCACTACTCGCGGCGTTCAGCTTCCCATTTAAAAGCTAG
- the rplN gene encoding 50S ribosomal protein L14 encodes MIQMQSLLDVADNSGARKLMCIKVLGGSHRRYAGVGDVIKVSIKEAIPRGKVKKGDVYSAVVVRTRKGVRRSDGSLIRFDGNAAVLLNSKLEPIGTRIFGPVTRELRGDRFMKIVSLAPEVL; translated from the coding sequence ATGATTCAGATGCAATCGCTCCTTGATGTGGCCGATAATAGCGGCGCAAGAAAGTTGATGTGTATCAAGGTCCTAGGTGGGTCGCACCGTCGTTATGCAGGTGTTGGTGATGTCATCAAGGTGAGCATTAAAGAGGCTATTCCCCGTGGTAAAGTTAAGAAGGGTGATGTCTATAGTGCTGTCGTAGTGCGTACGCGTAAAGGCGTGCGGCGCTCCGATGGCTCACTGATTCGCTTTGATGGGAATGCAGCCGTTCTGTTGAATAGCAAGCTAGAGCCAATCGGTACGCGTATTTTTGGCCCTGTTACCAGGGAGTTACGTGGTGATCGTTTCATGAAGATTGTTTCGCTTGCACCAGAAGTGCTCTGA
- the rplR gene encoding 50S ribosomal protein L18, whose product MDKKQSRLRRARRGRAKIKELAVPRLCVFRTPRHIYAQVIAPNSAEVVCSASTAESSVAEQIKYTGNADSAVAVGKIVAERAKSAGITKVAFDRSGFKYHGRVKALADAARENGLEF is encoded by the coding sequence ATGGATAAGAAACAATCACGCTTACGCCGCGCTCGTCGCGGTCGGGCTAAAATTAAAGAACTGGCAGTGCCGCGTCTGTGTGTATTCCGCACGCCACGCCATATATATGCACAGGTTATCGCTCCAAATAGTGCAGAGGTTGTATGTTCAGCTTCTACCGCAGAGAGTAGTGTTGCTGAGCAGATTAAATACACTGGCAATGCTGATTCGGCTGTTGCAGTTGGCAAGATTGTCGCTGAGCGTGCTAAAAGCGCAGGTATCACCAAGGTTGCTTTCGATCGTTCAGGCTTCAAATACCATGGCCGTGTTAAGGCTTTGGCTGATGCTGCTCGCGAGAATGGCTTGGAATTCTAA
- the rpoA gene encoding DNA-directed RNA polymerase subunit alpha codes for MQVITDLLKPRLVNVQQVSHNLARVTLEPLERGFGHTLGNALRRILLSSMPGAAVVEAEIDGVLHEYSALEGVQEDVIEILLNLKGLAIVMHEGDSAEIVLSKKGEGPVTAADLVLPHNIELINPEHLIATLSKKGALEMRLKVESGRGYQPSTQRQSNDEGDKAIGHLLLDASFSPVSRVSYSVEAARVEQRTNLDKLILELETNGTIDPEDAIRKAATILQDQLTSFVDLKAIEAAKPEEKEPEIDPVLLRPVDDLELTVRSANCLKAEQIYYIGDLVQRTEVELLKTPNLGKKSLTEIKTVLAQRGLSLGLTLESWPPAGVEDKASA; via the coding sequence ATGCAGGTAATAACAGATTTGTTGAAGCCGCGTCTGGTAAATGTTCAGCAGGTTAGCCATAATTTGGCGCGAGTGACATTGGAGCCGCTTGAGCGTGGGTTTGGCCATACTCTAGGGAATGCGCTGCGGCGTATTTTGCTCTCGTCAATGCCTGGTGCGGCTGTGGTAGAGGCTGAAATTGATGGTGTTCTCCACGAGTACAGCGCCCTTGAGGGTGTGCAAGAGGATGTCATTGAGATTCTTCTTAATCTTAAGGGTCTTGCCATAGTCATGCATGAAGGCGACTCTGCTGAGATCGTCCTCTCCAAGAAAGGTGAAGGTCCGGTTACTGCCGCTGACCTTGTGCTTCCTCATAATATAGAGTTGATCAACCCTGAACACCTTATCGCGACGCTGTCTAAAAAAGGTGCCCTCGAAATGCGCTTGAAGGTTGAGTCAGGTCGTGGATATCAGCCATCAACACAGCGCCAGTCAAATGATGAGGGCGACAAGGCAATTGGCCACCTCCTTCTGGATGCCTCTTTCAGTCCGGTTAGTCGCGTTTCATACAGTGTCGAGGCAGCCCGTGTTGAGCAGCGCACAAACCTTGACAAGCTGATACTTGAGCTTGAAACAAACGGCACAATTGACCCTGAGGATGCAATCCGTAAGGCGGCTACTATTTTGCAAGACCAGTTAACCTCATTTGTCGATCTGAAGGCGATTGAAGCTGCAAAGCCAGAAGAAAAAGAGCCAGAGATTGATCCGGTTCTTTTACGCCCAGTTGATGACCTTGAGTTGACGGTAAGGTCTGCGAATTGCCTGAAGGCAGAGCAGATTTACTATATTGGTGATCTTGTGCAGCGCACAGAAGTGGAGCTGCTCAAGACGCCTAACTTAGGTAAAAAGTCCCTTACAGAGATAAAGACCGTCTTGGCTCAGAGAGGTCTGTCACTTGGTCTTACGCTCGAGAGCTGGCCGCCTGCAGGTGTTGAAGATAAGGCATCCGCTTAA
- the rpmJ gene encoding 50S ribosomal protein L36: MKVRASVKKLCRNCKIIRRKGVVRVICKEPRHKQRQG, encoded by the coding sequence ATGAAAGTACGTGCTTCTGTTAAAAAGTTGTGCCGTAACTGTAAAATTATACGTCGCAAGGGTGTGGTACGTGTTATCTGTAAAGAACCACGTCACAAGCAGCGCCAAGGTTAA
- the rplX gene encoding 50S ribosomal protein L24, whose amino-acid sequence MMRKIRKGDEVVVLTGKDKGKRGAVSIVHANGRLVVEGVSVVKKHVKPNPMRGVAGGIVEQEASIDGSNVAIFNAVTGKADRVGFRVLEDGKKVRFFKSNNELIDA is encoded by the coding sequence ATTATGCGTAAGATCAGAAAAGGTGATGAGGTAGTTGTTCTCACAGGTAAGGACAAAGGTAAGCGTGGTGCGGTCAGTATTGTGCATGCCAATGGTCGCTTAGTTGTTGAGGGCGTGAGTGTTGTTAAGAAGCATGTGAAGCCAAACCCAATGCGTGGTGTTGCTGGCGGGATCGTTGAACAAGAGGCGTCTATTGATGGCTCTAATGTGGCGATTTTTAATGCGGTAACTGGTAAGGCGGACCGAGTCGGCTTCCGCGTGCTAGAAGATGGTAAGAAGGTACGCTTCTTTAAATCTAACAACGAATTAATTGATGCTTGA
- the rpsM gene encoding 30S ribosomal protein S13 produces MARIAGVNIPDNKHTVIALTAIYGVGRTRAHQICANAGVATDAKIRDLAESELQLLRTETAKLTLEGDLRREVSMNIKRLMDMGCYRGIRHRRGLPLRGQRTRTNARTRKGPRRPIKR; encoded by the coding sequence ATGGCGCGTATTGCTGGCGTAAACATTCCAGATAATAAGCATACTGTTATTGCATTGACTGCAATTTACGGTGTAGGTCGTACCCGTGCACATCAAATTTGTGCAAATGCAGGTGTTGCAACTGATGCGAAGATTCGTGATTTAGCCGAGTCTGAGCTTCAGCTATTGCGTACAGAGACGGCAAAGTTAACTCTTGAAGGTGACCTCCGTCGCGAAGTTTCCATGAACATCAAGCGGCTGATGGATATGGGATGTTATCGTGGTATTCGTCATCGTCGCGGACTTCCGCTTCGTGGTCAGCGTACGCGCACCAATGCGCGGACACGGAAAGGGCCTCGTCGTCCAATTAAAAGATAA
- the rpsQ gene encoding 30S ribosomal protein S17: MTEQAKSTRTQTGCVISSKMDKSVTVMIERKVRHPVYGKYVKRSTKLHVHDEQNVCNDGDTVTISECRPLSKTKSWTLVEVVSKAK; the protein is encoded by the coding sequence ATGACTGAGCAGGCAAAATCTACACGCACCCAGACTGGGTGTGTTATCAGTAGCAAGATGGATAAGAGTGTCACGGTCATGATTGAGCGTAAGGTTCGTCATCCAGTTTATGGTAAGTACGTTAAGCGCTCCACAAAGCTTCACGTGCATGACGAGCAAAATGTTTGTAATGATGGCGATACCGTTACCATTAGTGAGTGCCGTCCTTTGTCTAAGACCAAGTCTTGGACGCTGGTTGAGGTTGTCTCAAAAGCAAAATAA
- the rpsK gene encoding 30S ribosomal protein S11, whose translation MAKTPVRAKKRVKRNVVDGIAHVHATFNNTIITISDRQGNALCWATSGGSGFRGSRKSTPFAAQIAAERAGQVALDMGVKNLDVNVKGPGPGRESAVRSLNSLGFKIGTISDVTPIPHNGCRPPKKRRV comes from the coding sequence ATGGCTAAGACTCCAGTGCGCGCAAAAAAGCGTGTAAAACGTAATGTTGTTGATGGTATTGCCCATGTGCATGCCACTTTTAACAATACAATAATCACCATAAGTGATCGTCAAGGTAATGCGCTTTGTTGGGCTACATCTGGCGGCAGTGGCTTTCGAGGTTCACGAAAAAGCACCCCTTTTGCAGCGCAAATAGCTGCTGAACGTGCTGGTCAGGTAGCGCTCGATATGGGTGTGAAGAACCTTGATGTAAATGTCAAGGGGCCAGGCCCAGGTCGCGAATCAGCTGTGCGTTCATTGAACTCACTTGGTTTTAAGATTGGTACAATCTCAGATGTGACGCCTATTCCGCATAACGGATGTCGTCCACCTAAGAAGCGTCGAGTTTAA
- the rpsH gene encoding 30S ribosomal protein S8, producing MSMQDPIADMLTRIRNALGANKATVSMPYSGKKMAIAVVLKDEGYISNASLEGEGAKAELVIELKYHSGKPVIDQIKRVSRPGLRIYRGKDELPKVMAGLGVSIISTSAGVMSDRAARKAGCGGEVLCFVA from the coding sequence ATGAGTATGCAAGATCCAATCGCGGATATGCTGACTCGCATCCGCAATGCGCTGGGTGCAAATAAAGCAACTGTTTCAATGCCGTATTCAGGCAAAAAAATGGCAATAGCTGTCGTTCTGAAAGATGAGGGTTATATTTCAAATGCCTCTCTTGAGGGTGAGGGAGCTAAAGCCGAGTTGGTTATTGAGCTTAAATACCACTCAGGCAAGCCGGTCATTGACCAGATCAAGCGCGTAAGCCGCCCAGGTTTGCGTATTTACAGAGGTAAAGACGAACTCCCTAAGGTCATGGCTGGTCTTGGTGTAAGCATCATCTCAACATCTGCAGGTGTTATGTCCGATCGGGCGGCACGCAAAGCAGGTTGTGGTGGTGAAGTTCTTTGCTTTGTAGCGTAA
- the rpsD gene encoding 30S ribosomal protein S4 yields the protein MARYIGPKCRQCRREGEKLFLKGEKCYTAKCPIETRAYAPGQHGQKNARLSNYGVQLRAKQKLRRIYGILEGQFRLYYKEADRIKGATGENLLRLLECRLDNVVYRMGFAASRTEARQLVRHNGVSVNGRRVNIPSYSVLANDVVAVREGAKAQLRVKGALESAQQRGFAEWVEVDSKKMEGVFKSAPERSELPSDINENLVVELYSK from the coding sequence TTGGCTAGGTATATTGGTCCCAAGTGTCGTCAGTGTCGCCGTGAAGGTGAGAAGCTCTTTTTAAAGGGTGAGAAATGCTATACAGCAAAATGCCCTATTGAGACTCGTGCTTATGCACCAGGGCAGCACGGACAAAAGAATGCGCGCCTTTCAAATTACGGCGTGCAATTACGAGCTAAGCAAAAGTTACGCCGTATCTACGGTATTCTCGAAGGTCAGTTCCGCCTTTACTACAAAGAAGCGGATAGAATCAAAGGCGCGACTGGTGAAAACCTATTACGCTTGCTGGAGTGTCGTCTAGATAACGTGGTATATCGTATGGGCTTCGCGGCATCACGCACTGAAGCACGCCAGTTGGTTAGGCACAACGGTGTAAGCGTTAATGGTCGCCGTGTAAACATTCCATCCTATTCAGTGCTAGCAAATGATGTTGTTGCCGTGCGAGAAGGGGCGAAGGCTCAGCTGCGCGTTAAAGGGGCTCTTGAGTCTGCACAGCAGCGTGGTTTTGCCGAATGGGTTGAAGTTGATTCGAAGAAGATGGAAGGTGTGTTTAAGTCTGCGCCTGAACGGTCTGAGTTGCCTTCAGATATCAACGAAAATCTTGTGGTTGAGCTCTACTCTAAATAA
- the rpmC gene encoding 50S ribosomal protein L29, with amino-acid sequence MNASELREKSVDELNVELQNLLREQFNLRMQKGTGELAKPSLVAEVRKNIARVKTVLNQKTQES; translated from the coding sequence GAATGCAAGTGAGCTTAGAGAAAAATCTGTTGATGAGCTAAATGTCGAGCTTCAGAATCTTTTGCGCGAGCAGTTCAATTTGCGGATGCAAAAAGGAACTGGAGAGCTTGCAAAGCCAAGTTTGGTTGCTGAAGTCCGTAAGAACATTGCACGCGTTAAGACGGTTCTGAATCAAAAGACGCAGGAGTCCTAA
- the rpmD gene encoding 50S ribosomal protein L30 — translation MANSTIKVTLVRSASGRLAAHKACVSGLGIRRIRQTVEVQDTPENRGMINKVSYMLKVEDN, via the coding sequence ATGGCTAATAGTACGATTAAAGTAACTTTGGTGCGTAGTGCCAGTGGTCGTCTGGCTGCGCACAAAGCGTGTGTTTCTGGTCTGGGTATACGTCGCATTCGCCAAACTGTTGAAGTGCAAGACACTCCTGAGAATCGAGGCATGATTAACAAAGTGTCTTACATGCTTAAGGTTGAGGACAACTAA
- the secY gene encoding preprotein translocase subunit SecY, translating into MAAPGMNAGSSTGGGNLSELKRRLLFLLGAIIVFRIGAHIPVPGINPDALAALFDQQRGTIVDMFNMFSGGALERLTLFALGVMPYISASIIMQLMTSVVPKFEQLKKEGEAGRRKITQYTRYGTLVLATFQATGISIALQSQKIGSLSVVVDPGTGFMVTTILTLVAGTMFLMWLGEQVTERGIGNGISIIIFASIVSGLPSAIGGTLELARVGEISSLMVIALVVMALAVTAFVVFVERGQRRITVNYARRQQGRKMMAGQATHLPLKLNMAGVIPPIFASSIILFPATIAGWFAQGEGMGWLQDIATLLSPGQPLYVTFYAVAIIFFCFFYTALVFNPRETADNLKRSGAFIPGVRPGENTARYIDKIMSRLTFVGAGYITLVCLLPEFLILYWNVPFYFGGTSLLIIVIVIMDFMAQVQAHLMSMQYEGMMKKANLKGYGRAGKPR; encoded by the coding sequence ATGGCTGCTCCAGGAATGAATGCAGGTTCATCGACAGGCGGTGGGAATCTTAGCGAGCTAAAGCGCAGGCTGCTTTTTTTGCTCGGTGCGATTATCGTTTTCCGTATCGGTGCACATATCCCTGTCCCAGGGATTAACCCTGATGCGCTTGCTGCACTGTTTGATCAGCAGCGAGGCACGATCGTCGACATGTTTAACATGTTCTCCGGTGGTGCTCTTGAGCGCCTGACACTCTTTGCTTTGGGTGTAATGCCCTATATTTCAGCATCCATCATCATGCAGTTGATGACATCGGTTGTGCCGAAGTTTGAGCAGCTGAAAAAAGAGGGTGAAGCCGGAAGGCGAAAAATAACCCAATATACACGCTATGGTACATTGGTCTTGGCTACATTCCAGGCGACGGGCATATCGATTGCACTGCAGTCTCAGAAAATTGGTTCGCTCTCGGTTGTGGTCGATCCAGGTACTGGCTTTATGGTGACTACCATATTGACGCTGGTCGCTGGAACCATGTTCCTTATGTGGCTGGGTGAGCAGGTAACTGAGCGTGGCATAGGTAATGGTATATCCATTATCATTTTCGCCTCGATCGTCTCTGGCTTGCCTTCAGCGATTGGTGGGACACTCGAATTGGCAAGGGTTGGTGAGATATCATCGCTGATGGTTATTGCCCTTGTGGTGATGGCGCTTGCAGTTACTGCATTTGTTGTTTTTGTTGAGCGAGGTCAGCGTAGAATTACTGTAAACTACGCCCGTCGACAACAAGGACGTAAAATGATGGCTGGTCAGGCAACTCACTTGCCACTCAAACTCAATATGGCTGGTGTAATACCACCAATATTTGCTTCAAGTATTATCTTGTTTCCGGCAACAATTGCGGGATGGTTTGCGCAAGGTGAGGGTATGGGTTGGCTGCAGGATATTGCTACCTTGCTCTCACCTGGTCAGCCGCTATACGTGACTTTTTATGCAGTTGCGATTATATTTTTCTGCTTTTTTTACACGGCTCTGGTATTTAATCCGCGTGAGACTGCGGATAACTTAAAGCGATCTGGTGCATTCATCCCGGGCGTAAGGCCCGGTGAGAATACGGCTAGATATATTGATAAAATCATGTCCCGTCTGACATTTGTCGGTGCAGGGTACATCACTTTGGTCTGTCTACTGCCTGAGTTTCTTATATTGTATTGGAATGTGCCCTTCTACTTCGGAGGCACGTCATTGCTGATCATAGTTATAGTGATTATGGATTTCATGGCTCAAGTGCAAGCGCATCTGATGTCTATGCAATATGAAGGCATGATGAAAAAGGCCAACCTTAAAGGTTATGGTCGTGCGGGCAAGCCACGTTAA
- the rpsN gene encoding 30S ribosomal protein S14, translated as MAKVSMINRESKRTKLVAKYATKRAELKKRSVDLELSPEERRDAMQALHALPRDASPVRQRSRCQITGRPHGVYRKFGLARNKLREAAMRGDIPGLVKSSW; from the coding sequence ATGGCTAAGGTTTCAATGATTAATCGCGAAAGCAAGCGTACCAAGCTTGTTGCGAAGTATGCCACAAAGCGTGCTGAACTGAAAAAGCGCTCCGTAGATTTGGAATTATCTCCTGAGGAGCGCCGCGATGCTATGCAGGCTTTGCATGCACTCCCACGTGACGCAAGCCCGGTTCGCCAGCGTAGTCGCTGTCAAATTACAGGCCGTCCGCATGGTGTGTATCGTAAATTTGGTCTCGCTCGTAACAAGCTGCGTGAGGCGGCAATGCGTGGCGACATACCTGGTTTAGTTAAGTCTAGCTGGTAG
- the rpsE gene encoding 30S ribosomal protein S5, which produces MARFDQNNSNSDDLLEKLVAVNRVAKVVKGGRIFGFTALTVVGDGNGKVGFGRGKAREVPAAIQKAMQEARKNLKSVSLTNGTLQHPITSTHGAAKVFMQPASEGTGIIAGGPMRAVFEAVGVHNVLAKCIGSTNPINVVRATVKGLAEMTSPEEVAAKRGKTVSEIMD; this is translated from the coding sequence GTGGCTAGATTTGATCAAAATAATTCCAACTCTGATGATTTGTTGGAAAAACTGGTAGCTGTAAATCGCGTTGCCAAAGTAGTTAAAGGCGGTCGTATTTTCGGCTTTACAGCACTGACGGTTGTTGGTGATGGTAACGGCAAAGTAGGATTCGGTCGTGGTAAGGCGCGTGAAGTGCCTGCTGCTATTCAGAAGGCGATGCAGGAAGCGCGTAAAAACTTGAAAAGTGTCAGCCTCACGAATGGCACCCTTCAGCATCCCATTACCTCAACTCATGGGGCAGCAAAAGTCTTTATGCAGCCCGCATCTGAGGGTACTGGGATTATTGCTGGTGGCCCTATGCGTGCGGTATTTGAGGCGGTTGGTGTGCATAATGTGCTTGCTAAGTGCATTGGATCCACCAATCCCATTAATGTTGTCCGTGCAACGGTCAAGGGCCTAGCAGAGATGACTTCTCCTGAAGAAGTGGCTGCTAAGCGTGGTAAAACAGTTAGTGAGATTATGGACTAA
- the rplQ gene encoding 50S ribosomal protein L17 — MRHRNIGRQLSRNSSHRKAMLRNMSASLLEHELIKTTVPKAKEVRRVIEPLLTMAKVDNVANRRRAFSVLRDKELVRKLFDVLGPRYVERPGGYLRIMKCGYRSGDTAPMAYLELVDRPVIESAEDDLDADES; from the coding sequence ATGCGTCACCGTAATATTGGTAGGCAGTTAAGCCGGAACAGTAGTCATCGCAAAGCAATGCTGCGCAATATGTCCGCTTCGCTGCTTGAGCACGAGCTGATTAAGACCACCGTGCCAAAAGCAAAAGAGGTTCGTCGCGTGATCGAGCCGCTCCTGACAATGGCAAAAGTTGACAATGTTGCCAATCGTCGCCGTGCATTTTCGGTGCTTCGTGATAAGGAGTTGGTTCGTAAGTTATTTGATGTCCTCGGTCCTCGCTATGTTGAGCGCCCCGGAGGCTACCTTCGCATTATGAAGTGTGGTTACCGGTCTGGAGATACGGCGCCTATGGCTTACTTAGAGCTTGTTGATCGCCCTGTTATTGAATCCGCTGAGGATGATCTTGACGCGGATGAGAGTTAA
- the rplF gene encoding 50S ribosomal protein L6 has product MSRIANNPVVIPAAVEVSLKGSQVSIKGPKGSLERTVHDFVEVSQKDNELRFSVRNSAQKGAVAMAGTMRSLLSNMVVGVTTGFEKKLKLVGVGYRAQLQGKVLNLTLGFSHPVSYESPEGITIETPSQTEIVIKGADKQAVGQAAADIRAYRPPEPYKGKGVRYADERIVMKEAKKK; this is encoded by the coding sequence ATGTCACGTATAGCAAATAATCCTGTAGTGATCCCTGCGGCTGTAGAAGTCTCGCTCAAGGGAAGTCAGGTTTCCATAAAAGGACCGAAGGGCTCCCTAGAGCGTACCGTTCATGATTTTGTTGAGGTCTCGCAAAAAGATAATGAGTTGAGGTTTTCTGTCCGTAACAGCGCCCAGAAAGGTGCGGTTGCAATGGCTGGGACAATGCGTTCACTGCTCTCAAATATGGTAGTTGGTGTTACAACTGGTTTTGAGAAAAAATTAAAACTGGTTGGTGTCGGTTACCGGGCTCAATTACAAGGAAAAGTTCTCAATCTCACATTAGGATTTTCTCATCCGGTGAGTTATGAGTCACCCGAAGGTATAACCATTGAAACACCTTCTCAGACCGAGATCGTGATAAAAGGTGCTGACAAGCAGGCCGTAGGGCAAGCTGCTGCCGACATTCGTGCTTACCGTCCACCTGAGCCTTATAAGGGTAAGGGTGTACGCTATGCTGATGAGCGTATCGTAATGAAAGAAGCCAAGAAGAAATAA